In the Hemitrygon akajei chromosome 7, sHemAka1.3, whole genome shotgun sequence genome, one interval contains:
- the LOC140730229 gene encoding uncharacterized protein translates to MATWEYTSVTAIKKAVRDITKASDVREDNALMLQPYSNWEQFLMPGPLSIAILGEIIFLSAGEDFAIDKMVPNGGFKYMKYPKSFRASLVQVSNEGWEAFQQAHKNMDQIRLLAVNVPTDMRDVVKFLMQKDPKVTETFLPIPLNNIKSTADKCLELATAVEQKFIGVIHLINELLEACTSSKGVYEQQLHEIKIKKELAEMKEKSAIQAKEILNGYHQKMEKQLDDANKEYKSSMDSIPVGWNAVGMSITETFVNSVSSLVSLGFVKSMFSKMSNTVTAAVSSKSASNAKVIENNIIYKGEILQFPIQQLYLFQTQDKKIDLKKLNSEDGTEMLSLCKQNLEQLKKEAEKGGDCPEKDTALKICKSGIEICVELQTLQKSDEVAMASLAKKIKNVMQETIRFTSHCKTKVGTMGVTATPPHMSQADLGEGPTALQTASLNARIKVEQSSAQLRAAQEMYEKSFENIKKNNEELQEVLETLKSCKVQEIDFDKTVEMLLKGLDALGRVKEQWGKMVLFFTMMSNLIECALNPSLHKFIQYSEKSSSGYSQNQLIQDMLYTEISQATNIASLVHMIAETYVQVSTQHLMDRVNSLGKLMGLDPNREITKFARERDKFSSDCGEAAKAIVDLVKENKAQYEMRVQARIDRIQNSVKALLPPATSEEIKEIEDAVQAGTQAAIEEISEETLNNYI, encoded by the coding sequence ATGGCAACTTGGGAATATACATCTGTTACTGCTATAAAGAAGGCTGTGAGGGACATCACCAAAGCATCTGATGTCAGGGAGGACAATGCTTTGATGTTGCAGCCATACAGTAACTGGGAACAGTTTCTGATGCCTGGCCCACTCTCTATTGCCATCTTAGGGGAAATTATATTCCTTTCTGCAGGAGAGGACTTTGCAATTGACAAGATGGTGCCCAACGGAGGGTTTAAGTACATGAAATATCCCAAATCATTCCGTGCCTCTTTAGTGCAAGTGAGCAACGAGGGCTGGGAGGCTTTTCAGCAAGCCCACAAGAACATGGATCAAATCCGGCTTCTCGCTGTGAACGTCCCCACTGACATGAGAGATGTCGTGAAGTTCCTCATGCAGAAAGATCCAAAGGTCACTGAAACTTTCCTACCGATTCCTCTGAACAACATCAAATCCACTGCAGATAAATGCTTGGAGCTGGCCACAGCTGTAGAGCAGAAGTTCATTGGGGTCATCCATCTCATCAATGAACTATTGGAGGCCTGTACAAGCTCGAAAGGAGTGTATGAGCAACAATTAcatgaaataaaaatcaaaaaggaACTGGCTGAAATGAAGGAGAAATCTGCAATACAGGCAAAAGAAATTCTGAACGGGTACCACCAAAAAATGGAAAAGCAATTGGATGATGCAAATAAAGAATACAAATCCAGCATGGATTCCATTCCAGTTGGCTGGAATGCTGTGGGAATGTCAATAACAGAAACATTTGTCAATAGTGTCAGTTCATTAGTCAGTCTGGGATTTGTCAAGTCAATGTTCTCTAAAATGAGCAATACTGTAACAGCTGCAGTCAGTTCCAAATCTGCTAGCAATGCTAAAGTCATTGAGAATAATATCATTTATAAAGGAGAGATCCTGCAGTTTCCTATACAACAGCTTTATCTCTTCCAGACCCAGGATAAGAAAATTGACTTGAAGAAACTGAACAGTGAGGATGGAACAGAAATGTTAAGTTTGTGTAAACAGAACTTGGAACAATTGAAGAAAGAGGCAGAAAAAGGAGGGGATTGCCCTGAGAAGGATACAGCCCTGAAGATCTGTAAATCAGGAATTGAAATATGTGTGGAGCTGCAAACCTTACAAAAGTCTGATGAAGTGGCAATGGCCAGTCTAGCTAAGAAGATAAAAAATGTGATGCAGGAGACAATCAGGTTCACCTCACACTGCAAGACAAAGGTAGGGACCATGGGTGTAACAGCCACTCCACCACACATGTCTCAAGCTGACCTAGGAGAGGGTCCCACTGCTTTACAGACAGCCAGTCTCAATGCCAGAATCAAAGTGGAACAGTCTTCAGCACAGCTACGAGCTGCACAGGAGATGTATGAGAAAAGCTTTGAGAATATAAAGAAGAATAATGAGGAACTACAAGAGGTCCTGGAGACTCTGAAGAGCTGTAAAGTTCAGGAAATAGATTTTGATAAAACTGTAGAGATGCTTCTGAAGGGATTGGACGCATTGGGCCGTGTGAAAGAACAATGGGGTAAGATGGTTCTCTTCTTCACCATGATGTCAAACCTGATCGAATGTGCCCTGAACCCATCACTTCACAAATTCATACAGTACAGTGAAAAGTCTTCCTCCGGCTATTCACAAAACCAACTGATCCAGGACATGTTGTACACAGAGATCTCTCAAGCCACTAATATTGCAAGCCTTGTCCACATGATCGCTGAAACATACGTGCAGGTCTCCACCCAACATCTGATGGACCGGGTCAACAGCCTAGGGAAATTAATGGGCCTCGACCCAAATCGAGAAATCACTAAATTTGCACGGGAGCGTGATAAGTTTAGTTCAGACTGTGGTGAAGCAGCGAAAGCCATTGTAGAtcttgtaaaggagaacaaagcaCAGTATGAAATGCGTGTGCAGGCAAGAATAGACAGAATTCAAAACAGTGTGAAGGCTTTGCTACCCCCTGCCACATCAGaagaaattaaagaaattgaagATGCTGTGCAAGCAGGCACACAGGCAGCAATTGAGGAAATATCGGAAGAGACCTTGAATAATTACATTTAA